One genomic window of Onychostoma macrolepis isolate SWU-2019 chromosome 25, ASM1243209v1, whole genome shotgun sequence includes the following:
- the LOC131534890 gene encoding erythroblast NAD(P)(+)--arginine ADP-ribosyltransferase-like has translation MLLIIEALLLSSAALEQDHRAAAEGLIYPFNMALNSVDDQYDGCTEEMAHLVMTEYLEKELNNSAEFKMAWQEAEYNVSAPEDDLTENHLIAIYVYTDKDVYREFNNAVRREKEQYKNMTYPWYSLHFLLTEAIQLLKKTQKGCKSTYRGTDVEFDRDVLNTEVRFGSFTSSSLNRTVAEGFGNVFCFETYTCEGAEVANYSKYPDEDEVLIPPYETFKVTSVRNRTDLNDLWCQTVFTLESSGKISDLNCKLFNSGSHVAGFSVLLILTLFCKMFTC, from the exons ATGCTGCTGATCATTGAAGCTCTTCTGCTCAGTTCAGCTGCTCTAGAACAG GATCACAGAGCTGCTGCTGAAGGATTGATCTATCCATTCAACATGGCACTGAATTCAGTCGATGACCAGTATGACGGCTGTACAGAAGAAATGGCTCACCTGGTGATGACAGAATACCTAGAGAAGGAACTCAATAACTCAGCTGAATTTAAAATGGCTTGGCAAGAAGCTGAATACAATGTTTCAGCGCCAGAAGATGACTTGACAGAGAATCATTTAATCGCTATTTACGTGTACACTGATAAAGACGTATATCGTGAGTTCAATAACGCTGTTCGTAGAGAGAAAGaacaatacaaaaacatgaCATACCCATGGTATTCACTTCACTTTTTGTTAACTGAGGCGATACAGCTTctgaagaaaacacaaaaaggTTGCAAGTCGACTTATCGTGGTACAGACGTTGAATTTGATAGGGATGTTCTGAACACAGAGGTTCGTTTCGGCTCGTTTACATCTTCGTCTCTTAATCGTACGGTAGCAGAAGGTTTCggaaatgtattttgttttgaaacCTACACTTGTGAAGGTGCCGAGGTGGCAAATTATTCGAAGTATCCTGATGAGGACGAGGTGCTGATTCCTCCGTACGAGACGTTTAAAGTCACTTCTGTCAGGAACAGGACAGATCTGAATGATCTCTGGTGTCAAACTGTGTTCACGTTGGAAAGCTCTGGGAAAATCAGTGACCTGAACTGTAAGTTGTTTAACAGTGGAAGCCATGTTGCTGGTTTTAGTGTTTTActgattttaacattattttgcaAAATGTTTACCTGCTAA